Proteins encoded within one genomic window of Rhinolophus sinicus isolate RSC01 linkage group LG05, ASM3656204v1, whole genome shotgun sequence:
- the LYRM2 gene encoding LYR motif-containing protein 2, producing the protein MATSRLPPATLTLKQFLRRQQVLLLYRRILQAIRQVPNDSDRKYLKDWAREEFKRNKSATEEDTIRMMITQGNIQLKELEKTLALAKS; encoded by the exons ATGGCGACTTCCCGCTTACCCCCAGCGACACTAACGCTAAAGCAG TTCTTGAGAAGGCAACAAGTCCTCCTTCTCTACAGAAGGATTTTACAAGCGATTCGGCAAGTTCCAAATGATTCTGATCGCAAATACCTGAAGGACTGGGCAAGGGaagaattcaaaagaaacaaaagtgccACAGAGGAG GATACAATACGGATGATGATCACCCAAGGCAATATACAGCTCAAGGAGTTAGAAAAAACACTTGCTTTAGCGAAATCGTAA